The Oceanibaculum nanhaiense genome includes the window CGGGCGGCGGGAAAAGGCAGCGTAGAGATAGCCGATCCCGCCGGTCGCGAGGGCCAGGTCGAGCAGCACCACCATGTCGTTACCGCTCGCCATCAGCGGGCCCCAGCCGGTGCCGTCGATCAGCCAGCGCAACACCGGCAGGGCGATCAGCACGGCGCCCAGCAACCCCCGGTAAAGCCGGGTAAGCAGCACCTCGTCGCGCAGGATGCAGCCGATGACGATGGCGAGGCCAGAGGCGATCAGGAAGCTGGCGGGCGTCCAGAACAGCACGGTCCCGACGGGCAGCGCCAGCAGGTAGCCGATGCCGCTGGCCGCCAGCGCAATGGGCAGGCCATAGCCGACCACCGGCACGGACCGCCCGAGCCGGCGCCACAGTGGGCTGTCCGCGCGTCGGCGCAGCCAGAGCTGCAGGCCGGTCAGCGTGACGTAGCACATGGCGAGCCCCAGCGCGAACCAGATCACCCGCGACAGCAGGCCGGCGAAAGTGCCGAAATGCAGCACGCTGACCAGGGTGAAGGCGGTATCGCCGGCCGAGGGTGTGGTGCCGATGGTCGGCTTCGGCCCGAGATAGGAACCGTCGCTGCCCTTGAAGACATGCTGCTGGCTCTGCAACTCGCCTTCACCGGCAAGATGGAAGGCGAAGACCCGCGCATCGGCGCGGCCATAATGCATGATCGAGACGAAGGCCGGGGCGGAGTGCGACTTGTCGGCGGACTGCCGCAGCATCGCGTCCAGATTGGCCAGCGGGGCCGGGGTGGCATCCTCGCCCTCGGGCGTGCCGATGATGGTTTCGATCAGTTTTTCCTGGTCGCCGCCGAACGCCACCATGCTGATCGTCATCAGCCCGATGGAGCCGGCGAAGCTGAGGAACGCGCCGGTGAAAGCCAGCACGAAGGCGAAGGGCAGGCCCCAGCTGCCCGCCAGGATATGGCGGTCGCGGGCGTTCAGCAGCCGGCTCGACAGGCGCGGTGCGACGAACAGATCCTTGATGAGATGCCGGTGCAGCAGGAAGCCGGACACCGCCGCCGCCAGCATGGCGAAGCCCAGTATGCCGGTAAGGTAGAGCCCCACCGGGTTGGGCGCGTGCAGGTTCACATGCAGTTCGACCAGGAAATGCTCCAGCGCGCTGACCGGATCGTCGAATTCGTCGGCATAACCTTCCTGGCGCGTCAGGGTCTCCCCGGTCACCGGATCGAAGGTGAAGCGCACGCCCTTTTCCATCGGATGGCCGTCCTCCTTCACGCCATGCGTGTGGAAGAAGGCGCTGATATGGCCCGCCGGATTGTGGAACAGGTTGATGTCGTCCAGATATTCCGGATCGACCTGTCCGGCCAGTTCGCGGATTTTCGCATCCATCGGCGCCGCGAGCGGCTGCTGCGCCCGGCTGCCGCTGACCGACCAGGTGCCGATCTCATGCGCGAACACCACCACGGCACCGGTCAGGATAACGACATAGAGCGCCAGGCCCAGCACCGTGCCGGCCCAGCCATGCACCGCCAGCAGTCTTTTGCTGCGCGCCTGGGAGAGTTCGATCATCGCATCCGGTCTTTCAGGAAATGGTCCAGAGCACGGCGATGCCCGCCGCGTTGACAATGGCCAGGCCGGTCAGGAGCAGCGCGGCGCGGCGCAGATTCTCCGCCAGGATGGCGTAGAAGAAGGGGGCGGCCCACAATGCTGGAAACAGGATCAGCGGGAAGATCAGATGATCGACACCGGCGGCGCCGGCCGGGAACCATAACGGCATCGCCCCCATCGCCAATATGGCGATCAGCACGGCCATTGGCCCGCCCAGCAGCCATCGTGCCTGCCGCGCCGTTAACCAGCGCCTGCCCGTCTCGCCTGCCATGCTCCGCGTCTCCAAACTCGCCCTCCGATAGGGTGCAAACCATACCGCGAGTGCGAATAAGTGGCAATCCTAGCTTTGGGTGGTTTGAAATGCATAGCCG containing:
- a CDS encoding PepSY-associated TM helix domain-containing protein yields the protein MIELSQARSKRLLAVHGWAGTVLGLALYVVILTGAVVVFAHEIGTWSVSGSRAQQPLAAPMDAKIRELAGQVDPEYLDDINLFHNPAGHISAFFHTHGVKEDGHPMEKGVRFTFDPVTGETLTRQEGYADEFDDPVSALEHFLVELHVNLHAPNPVGLYLTGILGFAMLAAAVSGFLLHRHLIKDLFVAPRLSSRLLNARDRHILAGSWGLPFAFVLAFTGAFLSFAGSIGLMTISMVAFGGDQEKLIETIIGTPEGEDATPAPLANLDAMLRQSADKSHSAPAFVSIMHYGRADARVFAFHLAGEGELQSQQHVFKGSDGSYLGPKPTIGTTPSAGDTAFTLVSVLHFGTFAGLLSRVIWFALGLAMCYVTLTGLQLWLRRRADSPLWRRLGRSVPVVGYGLPIALAASGIGYLLALPVGTVLFWTPASFLIASGLAIVIGCILRDEVLLTRLYRGLLGAVLIALPVLRWLIDGTGWGPLMASGNDMVVLLDLALATGGIGYLYAAFSRRPEARWSGAKRPVAAE